In the Tenuifilum sp. 4138str genome, AAGACCTCACCCAAGCCCTTTCTCCTGAAGGGAGAGTGGAGCGCAATGGGGAAGCATTAAGGCGGAGCCTAAGCCTCACCTATCAGAAATGATTCAGAAGAGTTGGGATGCGATTTCTCGGAGCGCGAAACAAAACACCAAACACTAAACACTAAACACCAACCCTTATCCCTCAACAATTACAATCTTTTCAATCCTATCGCCAACACGGATAGCGTCAATTACTTCAAGGCCTTCGTAAACCTTACCAAAGCAGGTATGCTGGCGGTCGAGATGTTTGGTGTTTTGCCTGTTGTGGCAAATAAAGAATTGTGAACCACCTGTGTTACGGCCTGCGTGTGCCATGGAAAGAACACCACGATCATGGTATTGGTTGTTTCCGGTAAGCTCGCAGTTGATTTTATAGCCAGGTCCACCGGTACCTACCCGGGGATCTGTCATATCCTTGGAGTAGGGGCATCCCGCCTGAATCACAAAGTTGGGGATTACGCGGTGAAAGGCTAACCCATCGTAAAAGCCTTCCTTGGATAGCTTAACAAAGTTAGCAACGGTGTTGGGGGCATCCTCCTCGTAGAACCGAACCTTCATTACCCCTTTCGATGTGTGAATTTCTGCTGTTCTCATGGTGTGTTTGTTTGGTACAAAGGTACAAAAAAAAGAGGGCAAATCCCAACCGGTTGCCCTCTTTTGCTGAGTATCTTATGGCTATTCTTCCTCTTCCTGTTCCTGGTATGCCTTAAGGAGTTTTTCCTGAACATCGGCAGGTACTTGCTCGTACGAGGCAAACTTCATGGTGTAGGTTGCTCTACCGCTGGTTAACGAAGATAAGGCGGTGGAGTAGCGGTTTAGCTCAGCCAAGGGAACCTTGGCGTTAATCACCTCAAAACCTTTAACGCT is a window encoding:
- a CDS encoding peptidylprolyl isomerase, encoding MRTAEIHTSKGVMKVRFYEEDAPNTVANFVKLSKEGFYDGLAFHRVIPNFVIQAGCPYSKDMTDPRVGTGGPGYKINCELTGNNQYHDRGVLSMAHAGRNTGGSQFFICHNRQNTKHLDRQHTCFGKVYEGLEVIDAIRVGDRIEKIVIVEG